A section of the Castanea sativa cultivar Marrone di Chiusa Pesio chromosome 12, ASM4071231v1 genome encodes:
- the LOC142618209 gene encoding uncharacterized protein LOC142618209, protein METQKSPAEKQTSPAATTPPPITSCRKKKNEQATFLEDVKDHIDEFINASMDEHKSCFKKTIQKMFGMSKIVAERSSETKEVVSTLPLKTTVSD, encoded by the exons ATGGAAACACAGAAAAGTCCAGCTGAAAAACAGACTTCACCTGCTGCCACAACCCCACCACCTATCACTTCATGtcgaaagaagaagaatgagcaagcCACATTCCTAGAGGATGTGAAGGACCACATCGATGAGTTCATCAATGCATCTATGGATGAACACAAATCTTGCTTTAAGAAGACTATCCAAaag aTGTTTGGAATGTCAAAGATTGTTGCAGAGAGGAGTTCTGAAACCAAGGAAGTTGTAAGCACTCTGCCCCTTAAAACAACGGTCTCAGATTAG